GCTTTGCTGTGTCTACCGCCACTGGAGTCCCTTCGGCTGGAACGCCTGCCAGGCATCACTGATACCGGACTATCACAGTATACCTCCCGGCCGGAGTCCGGCTCGCTGAAGTCCCTGGCTCTTATTGAACAGAACATCCAATCCTTGCTTGTAATTTCAAAGATCTTAGCATCGCTTAGAAATCTGGAGCGTTTCAAGATCGTGCAGACCGGCCATTGTCCGACGTTAAACGCTGATGGGATTGTTTTCCAGCCGCTGTTTGCGTCGTCCAGTCTCAAGCATCTGCATTGGGATCTCTCCTGTCCCAATCCGAATACTGCCCTGACGAGATTAGACTGTGCCCCATTCGCCAAGCCACCAAAGCATGTTGACACACCAAACTCGCATTTAGCTCAAAGCATTCTGTGCTCGGGTTTCCCCTGTCTGGAGACCCTTCGAGCACCCTCAGATATAGAGCCTCCCGGAATACTCCAGGCTGTCTGCCAGCCTATTCCTAGAGGGCAGGCCCTGATCAATTCTGACCGATACAGCCTGCCTCGGAGCTCTCATGGCTCTGTTAACACCCGCCCATTGGCCCTCCCAGCGGGCAACAATCTAACATCGGCACGAATACGGGCGCAGACCTTCATTGACATGGCTGCCAAGGATACGGAAACCGGAATGCAAGTTCTCATCACTGATCACTCCGATTCATATGTACCCGACAATGCCTTGGAGGATGCTTCAGATGATGAGCCTGATCCAGGCATGGGTCAGTACGGATCGCTGTCCTCTGGAAGGGCAAAGGAAGAGCCCAATGGGCCAGTCACAGTGTTCAACTTCCGAATGCCAGCGTATATGGGCCGAGTGGGTAGTAGAACGACGGAGAAAGATGTCTCAATCCCTCGATTCATACTCCGCCCCGACCTACCTGGCCAGGACGCAGATGGCGGCCTCATTGGATGGAAGCACATCCTTGCCTCAAACCAGTCGTTGACCTACGCTGCCGGAGTCGGAGTCAACTGTTTCGGCAGCAAAGGTAGCTTGATTCCCCCTCCGCCTCCCGAAGAATCACCGCCATCCCCCGCTTCCACGACTGTCACGAGATTTGGATGGGGCAGCATTGGTAGTCGCTCAGCGTTGGGAACAAGTCCTATCACACCGACGACGCCGTCTACTCCCATGAGCCTGTCGTCTCCGACCGGGCTTCCCTGGGACAAGGATACTTGTACTGGATCCTGGAATTACAGTCACAAGAGAGGCAGGGACTGGTGGTTCCATATGGAACGCGATCGTCCGGGAAGTGTTGAAATTGTCGATGTCAAAGGTCTCTTCTGACCAAGCACACTTCTCTCTATGATGCGACTTTACCCAATGCAGTTTTATATCACGATGCAACACTTATTTACTCcgcatctttcctttttctttctcaaaCCTAGCATACAATGGAACAAAGTCATATGGGTCTACGTGCAAGCACGACGGCGTTCATCGGTTGATTCACCCCACTATACCCCATCATGCAGATTGATACCGGCTAGCGATCTCGTCTCGGACGAGATCTctttttacttttctttATAATGGACACATCATGCATTTCTACCCGAACGTTGGATGGAACTCCACTTCATGTCTGGACATGtattccttctccaattctTCCTTACTCGTTTTCACGCATGCATGAGTGTATTTTCTCTGAATTTCTTAAGGCGCTGCTGGAATCCTCTTGGACTGGTTACATATACTCCCCTTGCGTTTCTCCGTTTGGCTTTCCTCATGCTTCCGTTTATTGGAGGCTTTACTGTCTCCTCGTGATTGATGagcatactctgtacagtaCTGAGTCCAAGATCCGGGCAAGAAGACGTATTTGACTCAATACAATCGGATAATGAGATCCGAATGATATATACGTCGGTGTTACCTACTGCCACATTAGGTAAATGGCCAGATATTCACTTCAGGACCATGAGTTATTCATACCATTATGGCTGTTTACCTATCTGCCAAACAGATCCCAAGACAGGTGAGGATAGGAGACATCACAAGATTATAATCAACGAGCATGACCGCATGCATACTGAAGACAGGTTTTGACCGACTTAGGCCATCAGAATAGGGGAAGAGGGATGTAGACAAGGAGAAACAGCGTTAATTATGTAATAACTCTAGACATAAATACCCATATTtgtatccttcttcttggcttgCACCTCGGCGATAGCATCCACGTAGTTCTCGTGTCCGACCTTGCTCATGCCTTTCCGGAGAGCAATCATACCGGCTTCCACACAGACGGCCTTCAGCTGCGCACCACCGAACTCATCAGTACTTCGAGCCAATTCGGCCCAGTTGACGGCGTCGTCCACAGCCATCTTGCGGGAGTGGATCTGCAGGATGTTTGCCCGTGCCTCCTCATTGGGGAGAGGGAATTCGATCTTGCGGTCCAGTCGACCGGAACGGAGCAGAGCAGGATCAAGGACATCGATACGGTTTGTCGCAGCCAGGACCTTGATACGATCATCCGAAGCAAATCCATCAAGCTGGTTCAGAAGCTCCAACATGGTCCGTTGCACCTCACGGTCACCGGACTTCTCGGAGTCGAAACGCTTGGTACCCACGGCGTCGAGTTCGTCAATGAAAATGATCGAAggggccttctccttggcaaGAGCGAAGCAGTCCCGAACCAGCTTGGCGCCGTCACCAATGAACATCTGCACCAGCTGAGGTCCAGCAAGCTTCAGGAACGTCGCGTTTGTCTCTGCGGCGCAGGCTCGCGCAAGAAGGGTTTTACCGGTACCAGGAGGACCATACATCAGAGCACCtaaagaagaggagatatGCGTTAGAATGCTGGCCGAACGACAACGGAAGAACCGGGGGAAAGAACGGTTAAAATACCCTTTGGTGCCTTGATACCAATCTTCGTGAATCGTTCAGCCTCCTTCATCGGCCATACGATG
The DNA window shown above is from Aspergillus fumigatus Af293 chromosome 1, whole genome shotgun sequence and carries:
- a CDS encoding proteasome regulatory particle base subunit RPT5; protein product: MSTLEDLEDLEREERDKKKDQGDGDGQQPGGDGDAEMKDADAKKKDEEDDLLDEEILNSSTADIVKRRRMLENELRIMKSEYQRLTHEQNTMREKVRDNQEKIENNRQLPYLVGNVVELLDLDVEAEAAEEGANIDLDATRVGKSAVIKTSTRQTIYLPLIGLVDHEKLKPGDLIGVNKDSYLILDTLPAEYDNRVKAMEVDEKPTEKYTDIGGLDKQIEEIVEAIVWPMKEAERFTKIGIKAPKGALMYGPPGTGKTLLARACAAETNATFLKLAGPQLVQMFIGDGAKLVRDCFALAKEKAPSIIFIDELDAVGTKRFDSEKSGDREVQRTMLELLNQLDGFASDDRIKVLAATNRIDVLDPALLRSGRLDRKIEFPLPNEEARANILQIHSRKMAVDDAVNWAELARSTDEFGGAQLKAVCVEAGMIALRKGMSKVGHENYVDAIAEVQAKKKDTNMGIYV